In Acidianus brierleyi, one genomic interval encodes:
- a CDS encoding ABC transporter ATP-binding protein, with protein sequence MLEIKDLSVSFDDFTVLNDINLKLDKEVYIILGPNGSGKTTLLRAISGIIPYKGSIKINGVEVRSAKGLLEYSTNLQEVYTIGNSVLETAKIISEIKKGDLKDFFKILDYLNLDRRVIHKPIFKMSTGQKALVSLALALFTRPQIVTIDEPIENIDINRLDKVISLLRERINEGIIVTHQKELIKLLEKNVRVYNMVNGELVEDNKMQ encoded by the coding sequence ATGTTAGAGATAAAAGACTTATCAGTCTCATTTGATGACTTTACTGTTCTAAACGACATTAACCTAAAGTTGGACAAGGAAGTGTATATAATTTTGGGTCCCAACGGTTCAGGTAAGACTACTTTATTAAGAGCTATTTCAGGTATAATCCCATATAAGGGTTCAATAAAGATAAACGGTGTGGAGGTTAGGAGCGCAAAGGGTTTGCTAGAGTACTCTACTAACCTTCAAGAGGTATATACTATAGGAAATTCAGTATTAGAAACAGCAAAAATAATCTCGGAAATAAAGAAAGGAGATTTGAAAGATTTCTTCAAAATCCTGGACTACTTAAACTTGGATAGGAGAGTAATTCATAAGCCGATTTTTAAGATGTCAACCGGACAAAAGGCTTTAGTATCCTTAGCATTAGCTCTCTTCACAAGACCACAAATAGTGACTATCGACGAACCCATAGAAAACATTGACATTAATAGGTTGGATAAGGTAATATCGTTACTACGAGAAAGGATTAATGAGGGTATAATTGTAACTCACCAGAAGGAACTAATTAAGCTTTTGGAGAAGAATGTAAGAGTTTACAATATGGTCAACGGTGAACTGGTTGAAGATAATAAAATGCAATAG